The following are from one region of the Lepeophtheirus salmonis chromosome 8, UVic_Lsal_1.4, whole genome shotgun sequence genome:
- the LOC121123146 gene encoding uncharacterized protein, with translation MDANNDWDVEIFLDSLLNDTGPKNDVLNGGDSSIQDFKLDLLSSPETPFENTKKCVICYQGEAADCSFYGGKGSCISCRAFFGRAVKSKSYTKFKCSESGKLKCIVDSKSRKSCKHCRFYRCVNVAHMKTGLVKLKGEIFPNEISMGLTSEELKMIKNTMDNINEVIFMKYLDFYHYYPEHFINMLFSIKSGHRIPFRTVQAWEYLERSAVFPLCILQIEEVGYLSSSDRRILLHQSYPKYFGMAWYSLGKKDPNSFIINLRNRKDVSEAQLNTFTSILEELSIFTENESLSVVQYEAIYASPWASSWEIEENHKKLQNRILHLSRNDPNYPRDPILYTLLILMLLFFTDGVEFEDPNMVEKLHLKYSQMLYRYLRSNMTQEKAQLKYAQCLLLSKDTRQIYELHSKMLPT, from the exons atggatgctAATAACGATTGGGAtgtggaaatttttttagacagcCTTTTGAATGATACTGGTCCCAAGAATGATGTGTTGAATGGAG gagACTCTTCCATTCAAGACTTCAAACTGGACCTTCTCTCTTCTCCAGAGACACCATTCGAAAATACGAAGAAATGTGTTATTTGCTATCAGGGCGAAGCAGCTGATTGCAGTTTCTATGGGGGGAAAGGCTCCTGCATAAGTTGTAGAGCCTTCTTTGGACGAGCCGTTAAGAGTAAGTCATATACTAAGTTCAAATGCTCTGAAAGTGGGAAGCTCAAATGTATCGTTGACTCCAAGTCCAGAAAGAGCTGTAAGCATTGCAGATTTTATCGTTGCGTTAATGTTGCTCATATGAAGACAGGCCTTGTCAAACTGAAGGGAGAAATTTTCCCTAATGAAATAAGTATGGGGCTTACAAGTGAAGAATTAAAA ATGATTAAAAACACCATGGATAATATTAATGAAGTcatttttatgaagtatttagatttttatcattactatCCAGAACATTTTATCAATATGCTTTTCTCTATCAAATCCGGACATCGTATTCCCTTCCGTACAGTGCAAGCTTGGGAATATTTAGAGAGATCTGCAGTCTTTCCTCTCTGTATACTTCAAATCGAAGAAGTAGGGTATTTGAGTAGCTCAGATCGACGCATACTCTTACATCAAAGCTATCCCAAATATTTTGGAATGGCCTGGTACTCTCTTGGGAAAAAGGATCCGAATTCCTTCATCATTAATCTGCGAAACAGAAAGGACGTCTCCGAGGCTCAGCTCAATACTTTCACATCCATACTTGAAGAACTATCAATTTTCACAGAGAATGAGAGTCTTTCAGTTGTTCAATACGAGGCC ATTTACGCATCGCCCTGGGCCAGCAGTTGGGAAATTGAAGAGAACCATAAAAAGCTTCAAAACCGTATTTTACACCTCAGCCGAAATGATCCAAATTACCCTCGGGATCCAATTCTATATACTTTGCTCATTCTGATGCTCCTTTTCTTTACAGATGGAGTGGAGTTCGAGGATCCCAACATGGTCGAGAAACTCCATTTGAAATATTCCCAAATGCTGTATAGATATCTAAGATCTAATATGACACAAGAGAAGGCTCAATTAAAGTACGCGCAGTGCCTTCTTCTATCCAAGGATACACGTCAAATCTATGAACTTCATTCCAAAATGCTACCCACCTAG